ATTCGTCGGTCGGAATCAGGAAGGCGCTGATGTTCTCCGGGGCCGCCTCCTCGGGGCCGGTTTTCGCGTAGGTGAGGACGTAATCGGCCTCGAAGAAGTTCGTGACCCACTGTTTGTGGCCAGTCACGACCCACTCGTCGCCGTCTCGTTCCGCAGTCGTCTCCATGGCGAGTTTGTCGCTGCCCGCGTTCGCCTCGCTGAGGCCGAGCGCCCCGACCGTTTCGAACCGAGCCATCTCGGGCAAGAGGGACTCTTTCAAGTCGTCGTTCCCGAACCGTTCGACGACGGTGGCGACGCCGAGGTGGAGCGCGAGGGCGCTCGCGACGGGCATCATCGCCGCGGCCAGTTCTTCGATGACGATACAGAATTCGACCAGTCCCTCGTCGCGCCCGCCGTACTCCTCTGGAAGCGTGAGGCCGGTCAGGCGACGGTCGCCGAGTTCTGCGAGGATTGCTTCGGGATAGTCACCCGCGTCGTCAAGTTCACGGGCGACGGGTTCTATCTCCTCGGTCGCAAACTCGCGGACATCGTCACGAAGGACCCGCTGTTCGTTGGTGAGTCGAAACGCCATGACTGGCAATTGCTCACAGGGACAAATAGGTGTACGGCAACCGGCATCGTCGGCGGTTCGTCCCCCTTCCGGAACGCTTAGAAGGCGCGCCTTCCGAGTGAACGGTATGCGGCTATTCCGTTCGAGCGAGGTACTCGGCATCGCCGAGGAGACCCTCGAATTCGTGCTCGAAGCGTCACGAGAGACGCATCCGAACGAGTACATGGGACTACTCCGAGGCGAACGAGCAGCGGACCTCGGGCTGGACGAGGAAGGGGTCGTCATCACGGACGTGCTCGTCATCCCCGGTACCGTCTCGAACGAGGAGAGCGCGACGGTCCGGACGAACATGATTCCGAACGACATGCGGGCCATTGGGTCGGTTCACTCCCACCCGAACGGCGTCCTCCGGCCGAGCGACGCAGACCTCGCGACCTTCGGGAATGGCCAGGCACACATCATCATCGGCGCGCCTTACGGGCGTGACGACTGGCAGACGTTCGACCGTGAGGGCAACCCCCGTGACCTTCGCGTCATCGACGTAGACCTGCCGGACGAACCGTTCTTCGACTTTACGCAGGAAGACATCGACAAGGAACTCAAATGACGACGGTAATCGCACAGGGCACCTTCGACATTCTCCACCCTGGCCACCTCCACTATCTTCGCGAAGCGGCGGCCATGGGTGACGAACTCTACGTCATCATCGCCCGCCGGGCGAACGTGACGCACAAACAGAAACCCATCCTCCCCGACGAGCAACGCCGCGACATGATTGCCGCCCTCGACTGCGTCGACGAAGCGGTACTGGGACACTTAGAGGACATCTTCGTCCCCATCGAGGAGATCCAACCGGACATCATCGTCCTCGGCCACGACCAGCACCACGACGAGGATGGCATCGCCAAGGCGCTCGCCGGACGCGGCATCGACTGCGAGGTTCGACGCGCCTCGATGCGTGACAAAAAGTTCGAGGGTGAACTACTCTCGACGGGCCGCATCATCGAGCGCATTTGCGCCGAACGCTGCTAGGGCAACTTTTTGGGCGCGAGCGATGAAACACTCGCGCGAAAAAGTTTCATCAAAAAGCGTTGCGACCACGTCCGTGCTCGCACCACGTCGGTTCTGCGGTGGTATTCTGTTCGGTTGTTTAGTTTCGGCTTGGCGGGAGTTCGTCGTCTCGGTGGAGTTCTGCGAAATCGTATGTTTCCACGTCATTTGGCACGTCGGAGCGCGCGCTTTCGTAGACGTCAATCACGTCGAACCAACTTGGTTTTGCATAGACTTCAGCTTCGTCGGTCAGCTGTACCCTATTGAAATCTTCTCTGCTCGTCCATGTATTGAGGCAAGGTGAGAAATCATCGCCACAAATTCCGAGAAGGTATTTGACCCTAAATCGAGAAGCGAGTGCGTCATGAACTGCTTCGTCGATGACGAAGTTTACAGGGTTCTGGGGGGTTTGCCCAACGAACTGTGGGTCGAAACTACCGGTAAGCCCATCTTCGCGTCCCCAAATCGAAAGCACGTCATCGATGTAGCGTTGCCCATCGTACTCCCATTCTAGAAGTATTGCTTTCTCTTCTACTTGGCCGATCTTTGTAATGCCAATTGTCGATAAGCAACCGCTCAAACATACAGTCAGAGTCAAGCCGGAAGTCGAGAGAAACTGTCGTCTAGAGGGCATAAACTACTCATCGACAATGCCAGTAATAAACTTTCAATTGTACATCTCGAAGCCCGTGATCAATCGAATCTGCCAAAGTACGACGTTGCGAACCGCTCGAAGCCCAAATTTTCGGCCAGTGCCACCGACCACGGCCAGGCGTCGAGCGTCCGGTACTGCGGAAGCAAGCCCCGAGAGAGCGCCAGTTCGGTAACCCGTGAGACGACTGCCCGGCCGTGTCCCGCGTTCCGGTGGTCGGGATGGGTGACGACCGAGATGTGCGCAATCTGGGTATCCCACACGTCATACCCGGCCACGGCGACGAGACGGCCGTCAACGAATCGTCCGACAGTGGTCTTCGGGCCGAACTCCGGGCCGCCTGCGTCCCACTCGTCGTCTGAAACGCTGGCCTGGAACGTGTCGAAGGCTGGTTCGTCGGCCACTCCAAGCAGGCGAGCGTCGGAGGAAACCGGCTGGAATCCCTCGCGGTCAGTATAGCCGTAGAACGCCGGCCCGAGGAGTTTCGAGAGCGAGAGAAAGCTGTCGAACCACTCTACTACCGCGTCGCTGTCGTCGAAATCGAGCGATTCGAGCGCGGGTGCGTGGCGTTCGACGGCGTCGAGGAACGACGCTGGCGCAGAGACGACCAGCGAGTCTTCGTGGCGAAACAGCTGCACTCCGCCTTCGTCAATGCTGCCGACAGTGATGCCAGGTGCGTCGAATGCCTTCGGGGAAACACCCAGGCGGGCTGCCCAGTAGCGGCA
This sequence is a window from Haladaptatus sp. QDMS2. Protein-coding genes within it:
- a CDS encoding acyl-CoA dehydrogenase family protein, whose product is MAFRLTNEQRVLRDDVREFATEEIEPVARELDDAGDYPEAILAELGDRRLTGLTLPEEYGGRDEGLVEFCIVIEELAAAMMPVASALALHLGVATVVERFGNDDLKESLLPEMARFETVGALGLSEANAGSDKLAMETTAERDGDEWVVTGHKQWVTNFFEADYVLTYAKTGPEEAAPENISAFLIPTDEFEVETVWDTLGARSVPSPKVTLDSVRVPDTRRVGETGMAYVERKTITNGVNVPARGVGIARAALEKTVAHTSQREQFGRPLSDKQGLRWRVGEMATRVDAARLLTLHAADRADRGVPLDGALHMAKIHATEAAVENANEAMQLHGGIGYTTERHVERYLRDAKLLTIAGGPNEGHRDALAAAVYDTRR
- a CDS encoding Mov34/MPN/PAD-1 family protein; translation: MRLFRSSEVLGIAEETLEFVLEASRETHPNEYMGLLRGERAADLGLDEEGVVITDVLVIPGTVSNEESATVRTNMIPNDMRAIGSVHSHPNGVLRPSDADLATFGNGQAHIIIGAPYGRDDWQTFDREGNPRDLRVIDVDLPDEPFFDFTQEDIDKELK
- a CDS encoding FAD synthase; this translates as MTTVIAQGTFDILHPGHLHYLREAAAMGDELYVIIARRANVTHKQKPILPDEQRRDMIAALDCVDEAVLGHLEDIFVPIEEIQPDIIVLGHDQHHDEDGIAKALAGRGIDCEVRRASMRDKKFEGELLSTGRIIERICAERC
- a CDS encoding GNAT family N-acetyltransferase, which produces MGFSARTRRQLCRYWAARLGVSPKAFDAPGITVGSIDEGGVQLFRHEDSLVVSAPASFLDAVERHAPALESLDFDDSDAVVEWFDSFLSLSKLLGPAFYGYTDREGFQPVSSDARLLGVADEPAFDTFQASVSDDEWDAGGPEFGPKTTVGRFVDGRLVAVAGYDVWDTQIAHISVVTHPDHRNAGHGRAVVSRVTELALSRGLLPQYRTLDAWPWSVALAENLGFERFATSYFGRFD